Sequence from the Rutidosis leptorrhynchoides isolate AG116_Rl617_1_P2 chromosome 3, CSIRO_AGI_Rlap_v1, whole genome shotgun sequence genome:
TTGTCAAGCTTCTTACTGTGGTAATAATTCAAACGCAATACGCTTCCCTTTCTCCAATAACACTGGTGGTGGTGACAGTAAGACATCTCTATATTTATacattttttctttctttctgaaACATTTATAAGTCTATTAATCCTATCGAATGCAAAATATAAACATAAAATGAATATTTGATTGATTTAAGATATGTTTGATAAATATCACTTTTGCCTATAAGTTCGACTGAATTTATATAAGAAATACATTATTGAAAGTATTAAATAATTTGACTAGAGGGGCGTCAATGTGCGAAATTCACCCGGTTAGGAGTCTGGTTGCTCGGGGAGCTCGTCACCCAAGGGTTTTACTCGCTAATGAGGACCCAATGTAGTTGTCGCTAGGTAGATTTCATATGCAAGCCTAACAAAATATTAAATAAGGGTAAATTGAATAGTTTCATGATATTTTTTAGTAATTTTTTGCAATGCATATTTATGATGAACAAATTGAAAGTAACATCCATTTCTTTTTCATTTCAATTTTCTAAGGAACTAGTTTTCAAAAGAATAAAAAATACAGCTCCTTTAATATTCTGATTTCAGGTGCCACGAGTGAGGCTAGTCTATTCAGAATCCTAGCTTTTGTCATGGTTATACCAATGATGACAGCCTCCCTTGCGATCGCATGTTTCATGTGTTATAGAGATCGACAAAACCGAATCTTGATTAGCAACTGGAGAAACACCATCACTACCGTAACCCCAGAAGACCCGATTGTTCCATCAAACATCGTTGGTCTAGACCAAGCGACTATCGAGTCCTACACAAAAGTCGTTCTGGGTGAAAGTAAGCGTCTCCCAGGACATGCCGATGCAGCATGTCCTATATGCTTATCAGAATACAACGTTAAGGAAGCGGTGAGGTGTATACCCGTGTGTCAACATTGCTTTCATGTGGACTGTATCGATGAGTGGCTTAAGATGAATGGGACTTGTCCGATTTGCAGGAATTTGCCTGCTGTTTTTCATATCGAATCATAGCTTTTTATTTGTTGTTCTTAAAGTGAATACCATACTTTGTTGTATTATTCTAATCATATACATTTTGCTTCATTGACAATTTGAACAGTTTGGAAGAAATGACAAGAAAGAACAAAAGTTGACTAATATAAAGTAAATATGTTAAGGACGACTAAATTTGTAAAGATAGTGATAGATAAGGCATAACTAGCTCATAAGCCTGTCACTATATCAAAGTCAAATTAAAGAATTTTTTTTGTAGCGCCTGCAGAAAAAATAGAAAAAAAGGTCATGAAAACAAAAACTTAAATATCCACTAATTTAAATTTTAAAATGTCCAACAATTACGAAAATAACCCTATGGTTAGATATACCTTCTTTTTATTGTGATATAAGGGAGGAGCTGCAAGAGGTGTCTTCGAATATAGACAAGAAAGTTAACCGTCTATGGCCCAAAAATTTAGAAGGTCTTAAAATtttgaatatgtatatattttattcaatatatttaaaatcaaataaaaaattgtcaattaaTGTTAAAATACTttatttttaatagttaaatacaataaatacaacgtaattaaataaatagataaattggaGTATTATTTTTTAATGCGTAGTAAAAAAGTTTAACGTATATGTGAGcccatttttattttcgtctagggCTTTTAAATTGTTGAGACGACCCTAGTGATCTGAATGACCTTCACAGAAAATCAAATTCATTAGATTTATTGGACACTTTGTTATCACTGAGAAAAATTGGTGAAGTGTTTAAATTTTAGTGTTAGGAATAGAAATTCTGATCATAGATATTGATTGTGATTGATTAAGCGATTAAGTGGTTATGCTTAACGAATaagtgcattttttttttttttggcaaaaaactttAACTTTATATAATAAAATGAGATTTCATCCAAAGGATGAAGACTCAAACAGAAGCAAAAGAATACAAACCCGGCAACAAGGCCCCAAACAACAACACCTCAACCGAGACCAAACAAACTACAACACCTCTAACAATACGCATAACAATACAAAAACCCACTATAACGCAATAACACACCAAACTAACAAAAGAAAAAAATGACTTAACCATCGAACTTAAACCGTCGAACTACCACCCCTTTACCTTTCTTTGACCGAGCCCTTGAACCCTCTTTTAGCTTCGGAAGCGTCTTCGACCCAATCAACTTGCCTTCCACCCTAACCAAGCCTTCAATACCTTTTACCGCCTCTTCAAAAAAACTAGACTTTCTACCCGACCCATCACCCTCACCTGCCCCATCATCCGAGATAGACCCGAAACTAGTGCCATGGTCAACCCCAACATCATACCTGAGTTCCTTCGAAAGCCCACCCGAATATTTATCCGACAAATAATTCACACGACCCGACTCCAACCCGTTCAACTTGTTACTCGGTTGTCCCACATCCAAACCTGCAATTCCCGTAGCAAGACCCGAGCCATTTGTGCCATTCACCATTGAATGACTCCCTAACCTCCCATCATTACCACTTGAACTTAAATCTAAACAACGAGCCCTTTTAAGTTTTCGAAATCCTTGAGAATCTAAAGCCACTTGAACTTGATCTAAAGAGAACGTAACCGGAGTAGGAGTAGCAATACCCTTACCCGAATCAACAACATTGAAACAATCATGATTTGCCTTAATGCCCGTTTTAAATGGGGAAGAAAAGCCAACATCCTTCTCGCCACCAACAACACCACCATCCTCATTGCCTTCACCTAAAACCTTACCATCATGATCAGGAGCAATCCTAGGCTCCCCTGTTTCCAAATCACCCCCTCCTGCCATCATTTCCTTCATAACCGAACCGTTAACATCATGAATAAAATCAGTCAAAACAGTAGCCATCTGAATTCTTTCGAAGATCGATACATCGGAAACTTCATTGACCCAAATATGTCCATTAACCAAAACGTCTGAAATCAACGAAGCCGGAACTAGCTCGTGAATGTGTTTGGCATGAGAGGTTTCGACAAACACAAAAAGGACCCATAACCTAACAAATCAGGAGAAGAACACGCCACTTGCACCACTGATCCAACCCTACTAGCAATACTTCTAATATTATCAAGGGATACAAACTTCGTCGAAAAACCCCTGAGCTCCACCCAAACATACCTGAAAAAAGCATCCGTCTTTGGAGAAAAAGGAGCCACCAAATCAAAACCCGAATCAAGTCCCTTAGCAAGAACAG
This genomic interval carries:
- the LOC139900738 gene encoding RING-H2 finger protein ATL20-like, producing MTASLAIACFMCYRDRQNRILISNWRNTITTVTPEDPIVPSNIVGLDQATIESYTKVVLGESKRLPGHADAACPICLSEYNVKEAVRCIPVCQHCFHVDCIDEWLKMNGTCPICRNLPAVFHIES